From the Pseudomonas baltica genome, one window contains:
- a CDS encoding peptidoglycan-binding protein LysM — protein METAKAPATSTDLPANVLSLGPGKDLSETCTVSFEPKAPPCSQTYETVIYATEEQEFWLLPRRAAESMNEAIYILEKQIAPSKSQDERLKGLDDSGLLEYFLEPKLSNFLEGTNKARMQEIEAEVPDIALGTPAVLTAKYAKAEAEKEALPKATAEAKTGKELSIERMKQYSQEQDLREDQRNQTISMNAIYNEWKALKDIAVAKARTEGYTYENGSLFTPQAMEARKRVQTYLEKRKPLLKSGKTYSADEIASLLAEDKKRYEDLRNCMSTCNAAMSNYGAWKAEQAGKFNYAAYTDAIIKVAEYGIAVPEYALIDGDLASGIQQFNSYLATEKSQLEVNERLRAKYKSWIEASGQNAQAPAGLVAAERAEWERLQAIKQALKEKAEQNIAAAPVRRHLLWDPEQFQPQPADRLVKAGFPLREVSTLGAKKKTLSWLSILNLRDAKSIIASDLKKAGKKVPEAFKTLPTNGDGGASKDAALSVFGQWLTSHGAMRIDDQAGDWFDHDGWFDIEKFHTFLQSKGCKVVKLQSASDRLEWGERLKQVVFKESIRSDVRLFDKSPQAQFVRCLTPPQDSIHHEFKGKGPSFSVSDGLAMSGNVALSIDLARGEVELLKVDLPDRNKAKDVSITYYVGDARTPKTMSLGRFSMHFGARAWGYAGASLMLAGSIGIGRDNVKYGVNLDPIKPAQREDDAAKQERSAYEAEEKSKKEAGPTLPSDPLKHESKAATAVSNNTSETKLKGYAANVQIDQGAKASFNLFAGMQAGIELTGAMNWAPPKDLAALKAAPTLGISNSAEAKSESPWLTLAKLSGSIGGAFGAGIKADAQVSVDKGKFILNMKAAVVLGPGATGSFAFEVGYEAVVDLINLFRRELHKNEGQRVTWMSEEAADLASRLNLLGAVGLDVDMMYLMGVDAVMSLYEALTSGGRGGAIAHTIMTYNKPAELEEWFVNATPAALGPMFMTLTSEPKAFEVSEPRDGIDATIAPKITSYSKAEAYLLQQQSIELIIRWIMNNARRTGGLPEAQRQFEDACKRMNTFGTLPEGSGQAYCQSRYKMDSFMKEAVLRLNSINNDSMRREYFKNSKVLGGNLDTHCSTIKSYDTFYRGTLTTYKE, from the coding sequence ATGGAAACTGCCAAAGCGCCTGCCACCAGCACTGACCTCCCAGCGAATGTCCTTTCGTTAGGGCCGGGCAAAGACCTTTCCGAAACCTGTACCGTTTCTTTCGAGCCAAAGGCGCCGCCCTGCTCCCAGACCTACGAAACCGTCATCTACGCCACGGAAGAACAGGAGTTCTGGTTGCTGCCCAGGCGGGCGGCAGAATCCATGAACGAAGCCATCTACATCTTGGAAAAACAGATCGCGCCCAGCAAGTCCCAGGACGAAAGACTGAAAGGGCTGGATGACAGCGGCCTGCTGGAGTATTTCCTCGAGCCCAAGCTCAGTAACTTCCTCGAAGGTACGAACAAGGCCCGAATGCAAGAGATCGAGGCCGAGGTGCCTGATATCGCTCTGGGTACGCCGGCCGTCTTGACCGCCAAGTACGCCAAGGCCGAGGCTGAGAAAGAAGCGCTTCCCAAAGCCACAGCCGAAGCCAAGACAGGAAAAGAACTGTCTATCGAGCGGATGAAGCAATACAGCCAAGAACAGGACCTGCGCGAGGATCAGCGTAACCAGACGATCTCGATGAACGCGATCTACAACGAGTGGAAAGCACTCAAGGACATCGCGGTCGCCAAAGCCAGGACCGAAGGCTATACCTACGAGAACGGCAGCCTGTTTACGCCCCAAGCCATGGAAGCACGCAAGCGCGTCCAGACCTATCTCGAAAAGCGCAAACCACTGCTCAAGAGCGGCAAAACCTATAGCGCTGACGAAATCGCGTCCCTGTTGGCCGAAGACAAAAAGCGCTACGAAGACCTGCGCAACTGCATGTCGACTTGTAACGCGGCCATGTCCAACTACGGAGCGTGGAAGGCTGAACAGGCTGGCAAATTCAACTACGCTGCCTATACAGATGCCATCATCAAGGTCGCCGAGTACGGCATTGCTGTGCCGGAGTACGCACTGATCGACGGCGATCTGGCCAGCGGTATCCAACAGTTCAATAGCTACCTGGCCACTGAAAAATCCCAGTTGGAGGTCAACGAGCGCTTGCGCGCCAAGTACAAAAGCTGGATCGAGGCCAGCGGCCAGAATGCCCAGGCGCCCGCCGGACTGGTTGCGGCAGAACGCGCCGAATGGGAGCGCCTGCAAGCCATCAAGCAGGCACTCAAGGAAAAAGCCGAACAGAACATCGCCGCCGCGCCGGTACGTCGTCACCTGTTGTGGGACCCCGAACAGTTTCAGCCACAACCCGCCGACCGCTTGGTCAAGGCCGGCTTCCCGCTGCGCGAAGTCAGCACCTTGGGCGCCAAGAAAAAAACGCTTAGCTGGTTGAGCATTCTCAACCTGCGAGACGCCAAGAGCATCATCGCCAGCGACTTGAAAAAAGCCGGCAAAAAAGTCCCCGAAGCCTTCAAGACCCTGCCCACCAATGGCGATGGTGGCGCCTCCAAGGACGCCGCACTCAGCGTCTTTGGCCAATGGCTCACCAGCCACGGCGCCATGCGCATCGACGACCAGGCCGGCGACTGGTTCGATCATGACGGGTGGTTCGACATCGAGAAATTCCACACCTTCCTGCAGAGCAAGGGCTGCAAGGTGGTCAAACTGCAGAGCGCCAGTGACCGCCTCGAATGGGGCGAGCGCTTGAAGCAGGTCGTGTTCAAGGAAAGCATCCGCAGCGACGTGCGGCTATTCGATAAAAGCCCCCAGGCACAGTTCGTACGGTGCCTCACGCCGCCTCAAGACAGCATCCATCACGAGTTCAAAGGCAAAGGTCCTTCGTTTTCCGTCTCCGACGGCCTCGCGATGTCCGGCAATGTGGCGCTGAGCATCGATCTGGCTCGTGGCGAGGTCGAGTTGTTGAAAGTCGATCTGCCAGACCGCAACAAGGCCAAGGACGTAAGCATCACCTATTACGTGGGCGACGCACGGACGCCAAAAACAATGAGTTTGGGCCGGTTCTCCATGCACTTTGGCGCACGTGCCTGGGGTTACGCCGGCGCCTCGCTGATGTTGGCGGGCAGCATCGGGATCGGCCGCGACAACGTCAAGTACGGGGTCAACCTGGACCCGATCAAACCGGCCCAACGCGAAGATGACGCCGCCAAGCAGGAACGCAGCGCTTATGAGGCCGAGGAGAAAAGCAAAAAGGAGGCTGGCCCTACCCTTCCCAGCGATCCCCTGAAGCACGAATCGAAAGCCGCCACGGCGGTGTCCAACAATACCTCTGAAACAAAGCTCAAAGGCTACGCCGCCAATGTCCAGATCGATCAAGGCGCCAAGGCCAGCTTCAACTTGTTCGCTGGCATGCAGGCGGGTATCGAACTGACCGGCGCCATGAACTGGGCTCCGCCCAAGGACCTGGCGGCCTTGAAGGCCGCTCCAACCCTCGGCATCAGCAACAGTGCGGAGGCCAAAAGCGAGAGCCCTTGGTTGACCCTGGCCAAACTGAGCGGCAGCATAGGCGGCGCTTTCGGCGCGGGGATAAAAGCGGATGCGCAAGTATCCGTGGACAAGGGCAAGTTCATCCTCAACATGAAAGCTGCGGTAGTGCTCGGGCCTGGGGCCACGGGCAGCTTTGCGTTTGAGGTGGGTTATGAGGCGGTGGTGGACCTCATCAACCTGTTCCGGCGGGAGTTGCACAAGAATGAGGGGCAGCGGGTTACTTGGATGTCGGAGGAAGCGGCGGATCTGGCGTCCAGGTTGAACTTGCTGGGGGCTGTCGGGTTGGATGTGGATATGATGTATTTGATGGGTGTTGATGCGGTGATGAGTTTGTATGAGGCGTTGACGAGTGGCGGGCGTGGGGGGGCGATTGCCCATACGATTATGACGTATAACAAGCCGGCGGAGCTGGAGGAATGGTTTGTTAATGCAACGCCTGCAGCACTTGGCCCGATGTTTATGACCCTAACATCTGAACCGAAGGCATTTGAGGTTTCCGAACCTCGCGATGGTATAGACGCAACAATCGCGCCCAAAATTACCAGTTACTCGAAGGCGGAAGCCTACCTACTACAACAACAGTCAATAGAATTAATCATCCGCTGGATCATGAACAATGCAAGAAGAACAGGCGGTTTACCTGAAGCACAGCGGCAATTCGAAGATGCTTGTAAACGCATGAATACATTTGGAACGCTACCTGAGGGATCGGGACAAGCATACTGTCAATCGCGCTATAAAATGGACAGCTTTATGAAGGAAGCAGTTTTAAGACTAAACAGCATAAACAACGACAGCATGAGAAGAGAGTATTTTAAAAACTCAAAAGTACTGGGCGGAAATCTAGACACCCACTGCTCGACCATAAAATCATACGATACATTCTACCGAGGCACCTTGACTACTTACAAAGAATAG
- a CDS encoding sel1 repeat family protein, with protein sequence MQITKVVSLAILLTSSGNIFANLTSDQAAAKDKGIELYNQYKVAEPELRIAATAGDSEAQYYLANEIKNSKQYITPEAYEWYEKSANQGNFYAMFQLARGDNLCKAMTKCESGSKTPRDWLNKLISTATPFALQGNGEAMEMLYYATGKLEWLEKAAAVNYAPAQRILANYYEDGNGYFIIPGSRKKTINALLKSSAENGNPKAMMSYFAELRAQNSLVEAGHWLEKAAETGYEEAVFNYGYFLAVEPKTVGIDKDIVKGYALISLLKELNGGGDVQTYVDRTLPEILSQMTEDQIVKGDEMAKNWKSSHPPLSFFPEKLGY encoded by the coding sequence ATGCAAATTACGAAAGTAGTATCCTTAGCCATCCTACTAACTTCCAGCGGGAATATCTTCGCAAATCTCACAAGTGATCAAGCCGCAGCAAAAGACAAAGGCATAGAGTTATACAACCAATACAAAGTAGCCGAGCCGGAGCTACGAATTGCAGCAACTGCTGGCGACAGCGAGGCACAATACTACCTTGCGAACGAAATCAAAAACAGCAAGCAGTACATAACCCCCGAAGCCTACGAATGGTATGAGAAGTCTGCAAACCAAGGAAATTTTTATGCCATGTTCCAACTAGCACGAGGTGATAATCTTTGTAAAGCAATGACGAAATGTGAAAGTGGTAGCAAAACACCTAGAGACTGGTTGAATAAACTAATTAGTACAGCAACTCCGTTTGCTTTGCAGGGCAACGGGGAGGCAATGGAAATGCTGTACTACGCGACGGGAAAGCTGGAGTGGCTTGAAAAGGCAGCCGCAGTAAACTACGCCCCCGCCCAGAGGATTCTAGCTAATTATTACGAGGACGGTAACGGCTACTTCATCATACCCGGCAGCCGAAAAAAAACTATCAACGCACTGCTAAAGTCTTCTGCCGAAAATGGCAATCCTAAGGCTATGATGAGCTATTTCGCCGAACTGAGGGCTCAGAACTCATTAGTAGAAGCAGGACATTGGCTAGAAAAAGCTGCAGAAACTGGCTATGAAGAAGCCGTATTCAATTATGGATACTTCTTAGCAGTTGAGCCGAAGACAGTCGGGATCGACAAAGACATAGTAAAAGGATACGCACTTATATCCCTATTAAAGGAGCTTAATGGTGGAGGAGATGTTCAGACTTATGTCGACAGAACTCTACCAGAAATTTTATCTCAAATGACAGAAGACCAAATAGTCAAAGGTGACGAAATGGCGAAAAACTGGAAATCATCCCACCCTCCACTGTCTTTTTTTCCTGAAAAACTAGGGTACTGA
- a CDS encoding DUF1810 domain-containing protein, with amino-acid sequence MSDTFDLHRFVEAQLPVFDRALHELRAGRKTTHWIWFVFPQLRGLGRSEMAERFGLSGAAEAQGYLQHPVLGPRLLESVTTLLQHRDKSALDILGHPDDLKLRSCLTLFAAIAPDDAVFQEALEWFFGGEADARTVLLLGE; translated from the coding sequence ATGAGTGATACCTTTGATCTGCATCGTTTCGTCGAGGCCCAACTGCCGGTGTTCGACCGCGCTCTGCACGAGCTGCGGGCAGGCCGCAAGACCACTCACTGGATCTGGTTCGTGTTCCCGCAACTGCGCGGGCTGGGGCGCAGCGAGATGGCCGAACGCTTTGGGCTGTCGGGTGCCGCTGAAGCGCAGGGCTATCTACAGCACCCGGTGTTGGGGCCGCGGCTGCTGGAAAGCGTCACGACCTTGCTGCAGCACCGCGACAAGAGCGCCTTGGACATTCTCGGGCATCCTGATGATCTGAAGCTGCGTTCTTGTCTGACGTTGTTTGCTGCTATCGCGCCGGACGATGCGGTGTTCCAAGAGGCGCTCGAGTGGTTCTTCGGCGGGGAGGCGGATGCCAGGACGGTGTTGTTGTTGGGGGAGTGA